One Oreochromis niloticus isolate F11D_XX linkage group LG16, O_niloticus_UMD_NMBU, whole genome shotgun sequence genomic window carries:
- the LOC109200149 gene encoding olfactory receptor 13C5-like, whose protein sequence is MDKESNVTFLTLDWYTEISKYRYIFFFIMFTLYILIIYTNSTIVYLIFIHKNLHEPMYIFIAALLLNSVLYSTTVYPKLLIGFLSEKQVTTYSACLFQFFMFYTLGGSEFLLLAAMAYDRYVAICKPLQYQIIMRKTTVSISLIIAWLVPGCHMAVLAIASTEAKLCDFKIKGIFCNNAVYTLQCQRSRLITIFGVVTLLDLAILPMLFIVFTYTKIFIVSYQSCKEIRKKAAETCLPHLLVLISACLFYVYDVSIARVELDFPKTARIIMTLQIVLYHPLFNPFVYGLKMKEISKHLKGLLSQAKFITCIKIGC, encoded by the coding sequence ATGGATAAAGAATCAAATGTTACCTTTCTAACTCTGGACTGGTACACAGAAATTAGCAAGTAcagatatattttcttttttattatgtttacacTATATATTCTAATAATCTACACTAATTCTACTATTGTGTATTTAATCTTTATTCATAAAAACCTCCATGAGCCTATGTACATTTTCATTGCTGCTTTGCTACTTAACTCTGTTCTTTACAGCACAACTGTTTACCCAAAACTTCTGATTGGCTTTTTATCTGAAAAACAAGTCACAACATATTCAGCCTgtctctttcagttttttatgttttacactCTAGGTGGTTCAGAGTTCTTGCTTCTGGCTGCCATGGCCTATGACAGATATGTGGCTATATGTAAACCTCTACAATATCAAATTATCATGAGAAAAACCACTGTGAGTATTTCCCTGATCATAGCTTGGCTTGTACCTGGTTGTCATATGGCTGTCCTAGCAATAGCGAGTACGGAAGCTAAACTGTgtgactttaaaataaaaggaatattttgtaataatgcaGTTTACACTCTTCAGTGTCAAAGATCAAGATTAATTACCATCTTTGGTGTGGTTACTTTACTAGATCTTGCAATACTTCCTATGCTCTTCATAGTTTtcacatacacaaaaatatttattgtttcttATCAAAGTTGTAAAGAAATTAGGAAGAAAGCCGCAGAGACTTGTTTACCCCATCTGTTAGTTTTAATCAGTGcctgtttgttttatgtgtatGATGTAAGCATAGCTCGAGTGGAACTAGATTTTCCAAAAACTGCACGCATAATAATGACATTACAAATAGTGCTCTATCACCCTTTGTTTAATCCATTTgtatatgggctcaaaatgaAGGAAATTTCAAAACACCTAAAAGGGTTGCTTTCTCAGGCCAAATTCATTACTTGTATTAAAATTGGATGCTAA